TTCCTGATTGACTCGAAGCCCTTATCATTAGTTACTACAATCATATTACGATTTATTGCAATCGAAGCCAGAATTATATCGACTACATTAACTGGTTCTCCTATTTTCCTCAATTTTATCATAATCTTAATCGCTAGCTCGTAATCATCTTTACTTGGATAAATTACAATAAGTTTATCACCAAGCTTGAGAATTGGAGGATACTCAATAACGTTTAAAATGCTAGTAATGACATGATTTAATCTAGATAATAATACCCTATTTTTATAAATTTCTATTAGAGTGTTTGTATCGTAGATTTTCTTTTCAATTCCTTCTGAAATTCTTCTTCACCTTGAGGAGACTCTATGCTTATATCGTTTTCATTAATTCCTAACTGTCTGAGCTTGTCAATAATTTCACTACCCGTACTAGTATTCTCCACTTTTTCCAACTCTTCCCTAATTGCGTTCCTAATAATCTCACTCCAGTTAATCTCCTTATGCTTTCTCATTTTCTCATAGAGCTCTTCTGGTACTTTTACTGTTATGATCTTCATAAGATATACCTGTATATACAAGTATATATTAGCTATTACCCCGGCTAATGATATAATTATGGTCAAAGTTTCACTTAATCATTTATTAACAAGACCCAAAATTGTGATACCAAGTTCAGAATAACTGTTATCTCTATATAAGGAAATAACGATACTCCAAAGCACAAAGCAATAATTAGCCCCTATAGTATTCCTATAGCTATACCTTGAGCACTTCTCATTCCAAGTACAATCATTCTATCCTTAGATATTGTAGGTTATTAAAAACTCTTCTGCTATTATTGGAATAGCAATTAATATCATTGTAGCTTCTAATGAAGAGATACCCGGAGGAAGAGAAAATTACTAACCTAGATTATTTTAATGACTAGGTTTGAGGCTTTTTCACGACTATTCAATTATTTAATACTATCTGGAAGTTCAGAAATGTAAACTACTTTTGATATTTATATGCCTCAAATGAGATAACTACTTGAGATGTCATACGAAATTATTAAGGATCCTTTAATTAGAGGTATTTTAGCACTTACTATTATATTTATTGCAGTATTAATTGCATTACTGGCAATAGATATATACTTATCAGTAATAGAGGGTAAGCTTATAATTAGTGGAGTTACGAGAATTTCAGATCTTTTTGGTTACATCATAACAGGGGTCTTAATCTTAGGCTGGGGTTTCTTTGTCCCAATATATTTTGCATCTAAGGGTTGGTCAAAGAGATATATACCTCGTGATATTGCAGAAGCTATAGATATGTATTATAGAGGCTTACTTAGTAGGGACGAGCTTATTCAAATTATTGATAGATATAAGCATTAAATGAAAACAATCAAATTAATAACGTAATTACGAGACAAAACTGGTCAGAAAGAGACTTATTTTTTCCTGAAGATATACTTTCGTGGAAAAGTTTAAGAGTGTAATAGCAGAATGGCTCACTTCACAACTACCCAAAGTTGTAGAGAGAGATATATCCCTACCCTTAGACAGGGACTATATTATTACCGTAACTGGAGGCAGAAGAAGCGGAAAGACATTTTTACTTTACCAAACTATTCAAGAAATACTCAAACGAGGTATTGCGTCAAAAGATGAAATCCTTTACATAGACTTTGAAGATTATAGACTGAAAGGGGTTTCTGTAGATGACCTAGATAAAAGTCTAGTCTCCTTCACGGAATTAACGGGCAAACAGCCTAAATATTTATTCCTAGATGAGATACAAAACGTTAAGGGTTACGGTAGCTGGTTTAGGAAAAAGATTAACGCTAGAGTTTACTTATCGGGTTCATCGTAACAGTTAACACCACTAAACATTGCAGAGGAATTGAGAGGTAGGAGTATAAACTACGAAGTTTATCCCCTGTCATTTAAGGAGTTTTTAAGGTTTAAGGGAGTTACATATAATCCTCTTATTGTATATACTTCCCAACGGGGTATAATACTTTCTACGCTGAGAGAATACTTATATTACGGATCTTACCCTGCAGTAGTTCTTGAAAAAGAAGACAGGATAAGGCTTTTACAATCATACTTTGATTCAGTAATAGTAAGGGATCTTTCTATCGTGACACCGAATATAGCAGAAACTTTTTCAACCTATCTGGTCTCCAATTATTCCAATTTAATAACTATAAACAAAGTGTACAATTATTTGAGAAGCCTTGGAATTAAAATAGGTAAAGAGACTGTTCTAGAGCTATTCTCAAAAGCTAGAGAAACTTATTTCTCCTTTCTAGTTGAGGAATTTGAAAAGAGTGAAAGTAAAAGAAAGGTAAACCCTAAGAAACTTTACATAATAGATACAGGATATTCAACAGCCTTAGGTTACGAATTCTCTATATCTAGGGCAATGGAAAATGCTGTATTTATAGAGCTCTTAAGGAGAGGTTACAAGGAGATATATTACTGGAAAGGAAAGAGAGAAGTTGATTTTGTAATAAGCAAGAATTTTACTCCTACCACGTTAATCCAAGTAACTTATGCAAATGATAAAATAGAGGAAAGAGAAACTGAAGGAATTCTTGAAGCAAAAGCGGAGTTGAAAGTTGATAATTCCCTAATTATAACCTGGGATTATGAGGGAGAAATTAATGGAATAAAGGCTTTACCGTTATGGAAATGGTTACTTGAGCTTAATCCAAAACAAGAGTAGAGATGAGATGACCGATAATATTATAAAAGCTAGTAGTCCGTATACTAAGCTTATGCCAATAAATATGCCTGATATTAAAGGAACTATTATGAAAACTGCGTAATGAAAGAGTAAGTTTATAGAATTGGCAAAGTTCTTTTCTTTAGGTTCTTTAAATTCCTCAACTATAACTAGATTAGATAGCGGTAATAGAAAACCATGAGGAATTCCCAAAATTGCTACACTTATAAAGAGAAGTAATGGGTTTTTGATGATTAGAATTATGGATCCTATTATTGTTAATACAATTCCATAAAGTTTCATTTTTTCTTCATTTATATTATATTTATAGATAAAATATCTGGATAATGAAGATATTAAAAGAAATGTAAAGAAATATAGAAAACCTAGCGAGATACTGACGCGATAGTAATAATATGCAAACATTACTAGGTAAACATTAAAGAATCCAGTAGTAACGTCGTATGGAAAACTAACCATATTTGCTATCCATAATTTCCTATTTAATATAACTTTAAGTAAAAACTCAAATTTCTTGTGATGACTATTAGGATAATATCTAAAATATAAATAAATATTATAAACATTAAATAAGGATAAGCTTATTAATAGTAAGTTAATTACACCTAAAGACGTCACTATACTCTCTAAAATACTGCTAATTACCGCACCTAAACTTAAACCAAGAGTATACATCTTAAGTAACTTAGCGTTGATACTATATTTCTCAGCTAAACTCGACGCAATGGTAGTCATAGTTGGGATACTCACGCCAAACGATAAACCTGCAATTACTAACGATAAAAAGAACTCTAGGCTACCCATACTAAGCAAAAACAGTGATACTGATAAGGATATAAGAGAAATAATAAAGATCTTTTTTGAATAAATTAAATTAATTGTGAACATAGATATTATAACAAAGAGTAAGACCAAAGCCTCTATAACACCTAGACTTCTTAACGGTATGTGATATACTATTCTAGCTATTACTGGAGTTAATGTCAATATAACGTTGTTAATCATTCTAGATATTAAAGCAATAATAACACTGAGATAGAGATAAATGTATATCTGCGATTATCCATATATTAAACACCTACATTTTCGTACTAACTATCATTATTATATAATATTTTCAACAAAGCTTAAATTGAATTCATCAGTATTAACCTTAAATGCTTACCTTATACTTAGGTTCCTCAAGTAAGCTAAAGCTTGAGGCAATGCAAGAAGTCTTGACTGAGTATAAAATAAATGCGAAAATAGTACCAAGGAATGTAGATAGCGGAGTCCCACTAACTCCTCTCCAGGACGAAACTTACATTGGAGCAAGGAATAGAGCTTACGCATTAATGAAGGAAATTAAAGACGAAAGCGCTGCATACGTTGGACTAGAAAGTGGGCTAGTAAACAGATATAATTCAGTATTTGAGGAGACAGTTTGCGTAATCATTTACAATGGAAAAGAATTTGCTGCGTATTCAAGCGGTATTAAAGTCCCAGATTTTATACTCAAGGAAATGGATAAAGGAAAGAACCACTACGAGGTTTTAGATGAAATAAGTGAAAAATTGAATGCAAACCCTAAAGATACCTGGGGGATTTATACAAATTTCCTGCTAACTAGAAAAATGGAACTAAAAGAAGCCTTTAGAAACTCTCTAGTGGAATTGCTTGCAGACTACTCTTCTAGCCTCCTTAGGTAAAACATATTTTATCCCTATACATCCTTAACTTGTGGATAACGATTTATGGTTAAACTATTATGTCGACATTGAATACTTCAATATGAATTCTGAAGAAAAGAAGCTTTATGACCAAGGATTAAAGGAATTAGCAAAATACTATTATTACAAGAGAAAGGGAACCAAAGGTATCCGCGGAAATATCGTTATCCCTACCAGAATTAGGGAAATCCATGAGAGAATGATTAACATGTTTTATGATCAGAACGATTGCATGACTGATTTGGGGAAGGTTATTTACGTTTCTTCCTTACTTGCCTACTTATTTTACTTCATCGCTTTTCTTCAAGCTACAAACATAACAAGTGTGTTTGCGTTGTTCATTTACTTAATAGGTAGTATAGGAGGTTCTTGGCTTATCTCCACAAAAATATTCCAATTAGAGGAAGAAGATGCATTAAAAATATCTGGAATTATATCGTTTATCTTCCCTTTCCTACTCTTAATAGGGATGTTCGTGTTTCCTCCTTTACATAATTACTTCAACTCAGTATCTTCTACTATAGCTCACTTCTTGAAATGAAATTGAGCATATTAATATTTCGTCTTTTATAAGAAGAACCTTCACGTTTCTTTATCTTTTTAATTAAATTACCCAAAATTATAATACAATGATATTAAATAAAAGTGGATATTCTACTAATGAAATGATTTGAAATTTGAGATTTTAGTAAAATGCCGCCGCGGGGATTTGAACCCCGGACAACCGGATGTCCCCCTCGCCGTATGAGTCCGGCGCTCTAACCAGGCTGAGCTACGGCGGCAAGTAAATAATGGAAAATTGAAGCTAAAAAATTTCCGTGAAATTATTCCTCTAAATACTTCTTAATAGCGTCCCTTATAATTTCACTCCTAGTTAATCTTCTATTTGCTGCGTATAAATCAAGCTTCTGCAATAAATCATCTTCTGCTTTAAATGTTATTACTCTCATGGTTCTCGTATTACCTTTCTTCTCCCCTTATATATTATCCTTATTTTACCAAAGATAAAAAGAGAGAGTTAACCGAAACTAATAACCTAATGACGTAATTATATCACTTATAAGTTTTTTAACAATCTCAGTATCTCCTTCATCCTCCATAAATCCCCTTATTATTAATCCTTCTGCAGACTTCCTGTCAAATCCTCTATTCTGTAGGTAAAATATTAAATCCTCGGGAACTCTAGAAACTGCTGCTGAATGTTTTGCTGTTATTACTCTGCCAGTTCTAACTTCTAACATTGGCGCAACTATTGCTGTTGATTCTCCGAGCATTATTGCCCTACCAATTATCGAAGTTGAGGAATCTATCGCTTGTTCATTAATTCTAGCATCACCTCTAGTTACCACTAAAGAAGAGCCCGAAGAAACAGATTTCATAAAGCCATTACTAACACTTTTAGGACCATCGTGATATACGTTAGTTATTACATCAATATTATTACTTTCAACTCCTAACGCTCTGGAACTGAAAAATGCTTGTGCACCTTCTCCTAAATATGAATGATATTCTACATGTCCTTCTAAAAATCCTGATGATATAATGTAGCTATTTATAGAACCTTCTACTCTAGCCTTTGAATAAACAAAATTATAACTAGCATTGCCCTTGCTCAGTAAAGTAAGGTTAAGTGAGGAATCTTTGCCAACAATAGTAGAAATAACTGCGGAATTCATTGATTTCCCTTTATTTTCAGCGTAATATATAACGTCGGCATTTTCTCCTTCTGGGACATTAATTTCTATATTTATTGGAGAGAAAACTCCTTCTTCATCAGTATAATGGTAAATTAAATATCTGCCGCCTTGTTTAATGTCCATCTTTCTTGATAGAGAAAGAGTTAAAGCTACTAACTTGTGATCTTCAGGTTTCATTAAAGAGTTCCCAAGTACTTGAGAAAAACTAATCGGCGCTTCCCTTATTATGTTATTATGAACAACAATCCTTGCATATCCAGAAATTGATGGATATGTTATATCCTTTCCCTTTACTTCCACAACTTTTAAGTTGAGTTTATCTAAATTTTCCCATCTTGTGTAGTGCTTAACAGTAGGCGAATCATTGATGATCTGATATGGTAATCTCTCATAAATTGAAAATAACTCTTCTCTTTCTGATCTGTTTTCAAAAGAAGAAAGAAAATTTTTAGCTGAATCTATGTCAACTAAGGGCATTTATGCCACTGCTCCTAACTTATCCAACTCCAGTTTTATAACTTTATTCAACATTGCCGCATATTCAAAGGGTAATTCCCTCATTATTTCGTCCATGAATCCTAAGACTAACATTGAAGTCGCCTCTTTCTCGCTTATTCCTCTGGTCATTAAGTAGAATAACTGATCCTCACTCATTCTGAATGTGTGAGCCTCATGAGCTACGTCAGCGTCTTCTTCGAAGACCTGATTGTGAGGGAATGTATAAGCTTTAGTTTTTTCATCAAGCATCAATGAGTCGCATTTTACAAAAGCCTTAGATCCTACTGCTCCTTTATTAACCTTGACCAAACCTCTATAAACATTGACTCCACCGTTAAAACCTATGTTCTTATTAATTACTCTACTTCTGGTGTTGGGTGCAGCATGAATCATTTTTGATCCGCTATCTTTCCAGTCTCCTTCTGCCGAGGCTAAGGTTACTACTAAGCTACTTGATGATGCTCCTTCCCCTCTGAGTATTGTTGATGGATACACGAAACTATACTTTGAACCTAAAGATCCTTCTACCCAGTCTATTACTGCGTTTTTATTAGCCCAAGCTCTCTTATTATTGAAGTTTATGACATTTTTACTCCAGTTTTGGATTGTAGTAAACTTTATGTGAGCGTTATCATTGGCAAATAATTCTACCATACCGTCGTGGAATGAGAAATTCTTAAACTGAGGTGCTGAACAACCTTCAATGAAGTGTATGTAAGAATTCTCATCTGCAACAATTAAAGTATGCTCGAATTGTCCTTCCATTTCTGTCCCTATTACGAAGAATCCTTCAACTGGCGTGGTAATCTTAACTCCTTTAGGAACATATACAAATACTCCACCACTCCATAAGGCACCGTGTAAGGCCGCAAACTTATGATCTGAAGCTGGGAATATTTTCATAAAGTACTGTTTAAACAAGTCGGGATATTTTACCATAGCTTCTTCTGGAGGCATCATTATAACTCCTTTCTTTTCCAATTCTTGTTTGACATTAGCGTAGATAGGTTCAGACTCAAATACTGCAACTAATCCCCCTAGAACTTTTTGTTCTGATTGCGGAATTCCAAGATTTTCGTAATAATTTCTAATTTCTTTAGGAATTTGATCCCAACTATTTGTTCTCTCAACATCGGGCTTTATGTATAATTCTAGGTTGGATACATTAAGTGAACTTAAAACATCAGGTAACCAATTTGGAGTAGGAAGTTTTTCGAATAATTCTAGAGATTTAATTCTAAATCTTAACATCCATTCTGGCTCTTTCTTTGCCTTAGAAATTGCTTCTATAGTACTTCTTGATAACCCGCTTTCTACCACTCTCCTATGAAACTCAATTTGGTCAACTCTATTATATTTTGCATCAATTGCTGCATCAAGAATCTCGTTTATGTCCACTGAAACTTTCTCTTCTGTCATTTTTCTATCATCTTTAACTCTGTTAAAGAAAGCATTTAAACCTTTCCATGTTAAAGTAAAATATTACAAGAAATACAAAATTAAATAGTTATGAAAAATTATTGTTTTATTACTCCTTCATACCCTTTCTCGTCTATCAGTTTAGCTAATTCCATGTCCCCGCTTGCTACTATTTTTCCTTTATATAGCACATGAATCCTATCTGCATTAACG
This genomic interval from Acidianus sp. HS-5 contains the following:
- a CDS encoding ribbon-helix-helix domain-containing protein, with translation MKIITVKVPEELYEKMRKHKEINWSEIIRNAIREELEKVENTSTGSEIIDKLRQLGINENDISIESPQGEEEFQKELKRKSTIQTL
- a CDS encoding inosine/xanthosine triphosphatase; this encodes MLTLYLGSSSKLKLEAMQEVLTEYKINAKIVPRNVDSGVPLTPLQDETYIGARNRAYALMKEIKDESAAYVGLESGLVNRYNSVFEETVCVIIYNGKEFAAYSSGIKVPDFILKEMDKGKNHYEVLDEISEKLNANPKDTWGIYTNFLLTRKMELKEAFRNSLVELLADYSSSLLR
- a CDS encoding type II toxin-antitoxin system VapC family toxin → MSEGIEKKIYDTNTLIEIYKNRVLLSRLNHVITSILNVIEYPPILKLGDKLIVIYPSKDDYELAIKIMIKLRKIGEPVNVVDIILASIAINRNMIVVTNDKGFESIRKVEENLKIESISF
- a CDS encoding AAA family ATPase codes for the protein MEKFKSVIAEWLTSQLPKVVERDISLPLDRDYIITVTGGRRSGKTFLLYQTIQEILKRGIASKDEILYIDFEDYRLKGVSVDDLDKSLVSFTELTGKQPKYLFLDEIQNVKGYGSWFRKKINARVYLSGSS
- a CDS encoding DUF4143 domain-containing protein; protein product: MRGRSINYEVYPLSFKEFLRFKGVTYNPLIVYTSQRGIILSTLREYLYYGSYPAVVLEKEDRIRLLQSYFDSVIVRDLSIVTPNIAETFSTYLVSNYSNLITINKVYNYLRSLGIKIGKETVLELFSKARETYFSFLVEEFEKSESKRKVNPKKLYIIDTGYSTALGYEFSISRAMENAVFIELLRRGYKEIYYWKGKREVDFVISKNFTPTTLIQVTYANDKIEERETEGILEAKAELKVDNSLIITWDYEGEINGIKALPLWKWLLELNPKQE
- the sufB gene encoding Fe-S cluster assembly protein SufB; this translates as MTEEKVSVDINEILDAAIDAKYNRVDQIEFHRRVVESGLSRSTIEAISKAKKEPEWMLRFRIKSLELFEKLPTPNWLPDVLSSLNVSNLELYIKPDVERTNSWDQIPKEIRNYYENLGIPQSEQKVLGGLVAVFESEPIYANVKQELEKKGVIMMPPEEAMVKYPDLFKQYFMKIFPASDHKFAALHGALWSGGVFVYVPKGVKITTPVEGFFVIGTEMEGQFEHTLIVADENSYIHFIEGCSAPQFKNFSFHDGMVELFANDNAHIKFTTIQNWSKNVINFNNKRAWANKNAVIDWVEGSLGSKYSFVYPSTILRGEGASSSSLVVTLASAEGDWKDSGSKMIHAAPNTRSRVINKNIGFNGGVNVYRGLVKVNKGAVGSKAFVKCDSLMLDEKTKAYTFPHNQVFEEDADVAHEAHTFRMSEDQLFYLMTRGISEKEATSMLVLGFMDEIMRELPFEYAAMLNKVIKLELDKLGAVA
- a CDS encoding SufD family Fe-S cluster assembly protein; the protein is MPLVDIDSAKNFLSSFENRSEREELFSIYERLPYQIINDSPTVKHYTRWENLDKLNLKVVEVKGKDITYPSISGYARIVVHNNIIREAPISFSQVLGNSLMKPEDHKLVALTLSLSRKMDIKQGGRYLIYHYTDEEGVFSPINIEINVPEGENADVIYYAENKGKSMNSAVISTIVGKDSSLNLTLLSKGNASYNFVYSKARVEGSINSYIISSGFLEGHVEYHSYLGEGAQAFFSSRALGVESNNIDVITNVYHDGPKSVSNGFMKSVSSGSSLVVTRGDARINEQAIDSSTSIIGRAIMLGESTAIVAPMLEVRTGRVITAKHSAAVSRVPEDLIFYLQNRGFDRKSAEGLIIRGFMEDEGDTEIVKKLISDIITSLGY
- a CDS encoding ribbon-helix-helix protein, CopG family, which gives rise to MRVITFKAEDDLLQKLDLYAANRRLTRSEIIRDAIKKYLEE